In Amycolatopsis jiangsuensis, the following proteins share a genomic window:
- a CDS encoding FAD-dependent oxidoreductase — protein sequence MDADELVVLGSGAAGVSAACAYREAGGTGPVRILSADVDPPYERPPLSKNFLRGETSAEKISLLDAGEDHALWRRLGAAGHRIGQEPGAIVRTSARLDGRAPDGLSTLLRRLASGE from the coding sequence ATGGATGCCGACGAACTCGTCGTGCTCGGGAGCGGAGCGGCCGGGGTCAGTGCGGCGTGTGCCTATCGCGAAGCCGGCGGCACCGGCCCGGTCCGCATCCTGAGCGCCGACGTCGACCCACCTTACGAACGGCCTCCGCTGTCGAAGAACTTCCTGCGTGGTGAGACGAGCGCGGAGAAGATCTCCCTGCTGGACGCCGGGGAGGACCACGCACTGTGGCGACGGCTCGGCGCGGCCGGACACCGAATCGGCCAGGAGCCGGGTGCCATCGTGCGCACCAGCGCACGGCTCGACGGGCGGGCACCCGACGGGCTCTCGACCCTGCTGCGCCGGCTCGCCTCGGGCGAGTGA
- a CDS encoding FAD-dependent oxidoreductase gives MPDSSRESASAVASRCVVAGAGPGGMVLAYLLSRAGVPVTLLEARGDFDRDFRGDSLHPYTLELFDRLGLAGRLLCLPHHRARYFRFHTPSATITPADYGKLRTRFPYVALMPQARFLGFLAAELEQLPNARLRTDCTVTGVTTDPGGRVTGVRYRDGAGHHELAADLVIGADGRFSRLRRAAGMTADSLGASTDLLWFRLPQRDTDPADADVDLFFGRDHYVGLLTGTEGRQVGYSLPKGGYPAAREAGVAPIRAAVAELVPWLADRVHLLTDFSQTTLLSVDIARVPRWWRPGLLLVGDAAHVISPVGGNGILMAIQDAVAAANRLVPALRADSPVPDAVLAAVQTDREPAVRKVQAAQVRTEQRVAAARETGRPLVSKALLTVLTALPGARRRAARANAYGPHPPVLDPDILDRPDTGDDDSVRP, from the coding sequence GTGCCGGACAGTTCCCGCGAATCGGCGAGCGCCGTCGCCTCGCGATGTGTGGTGGCCGGCGCGGGGCCGGGCGGCATGGTGCTGGCGTATCTGCTGTCCCGTGCCGGAGTGCCGGTCACGCTGCTGGAAGCGCGCGGCGATTTCGACCGTGACTTCCGGGGCGACTCGCTGCACCCGTACACCCTGGAGCTGTTCGACCGGCTCGGCCTCGCCGGCCGGTTGCTGTGCCTGCCGCACCACCGGGCGCGGTATTTCCGGTTCCACACGCCGTCGGCGACGATCACCCCGGCCGACTACGGGAAGCTGCGCACCCGGTTCCCCTACGTCGCGTTGATGCCGCAGGCCCGGTTCCTCGGTTTCCTGGCCGCGGAACTCGAGCAGCTGCCGAACGCCCGGCTCCGCACCGACTGCACGGTCACCGGCGTGACCACCGATCCCGGCGGACGGGTCACCGGTGTGCGGTACCGCGACGGTGCCGGACACCACGAACTGGCCGCCGATCTGGTGATCGGCGCCGACGGGCGGTTCTCGCGGCTGCGCCGGGCCGCCGGGATGACCGCGGACTCGCTGGGCGCAAGCACGGATCTGCTGTGGTTCCGGCTGCCCCAGCGCGACACCGATCCCGCGGACGCCGACGTCGACCTGTTCTTCGGCCGCGATCACTACGTGGGGCTGCTGACCGGCACCGAAGGCCGCCAGGTCGGCTACAGCCTGCCCAAGGGCGGCTACCCGGCCGCGCGCGAGGCGGGCGTGGCGCCGATCCGCGCCGCGGTCGCGGAACTGGTGCCGTGGCTGGCCGACCGGGTGCACCTGCTGACCGACTTCTCGCAGACCACGTTGCTGTCAGTGGACATCGCGCGGGTGCCGCGCTGGTGGCGGCCGGGTTTGCTGCTCGTCGGAGACGCGGCGCACGTGATCTCCCCGGTCGGCGGAAACGGGATCCTCATGGCGATCCAGGACGCGGTGGCCGCGGCCAACCGGCTCGTCCCCGCACTGCGCGCCGACAGCCCGGTGCCGGACGCGGTGCTGGCAGCGGTGCAGACCGACCGGGAACCGGCCGTGCGAAAGGTGCAGGCCGCGCAGGTACGCACCGAACAGCGCGTCGCCGCCGCCCGCGAAACCGGGCGGCCACTCGTCTCGAAGGCACTGCTCACCGTCCTCACCGCGCTTCCGGGAGCACGCCGCCGAGCCGCGCGGGCCAACGCCTACGGGCCGCACCCGCCGGTACTCGATCCGGATATCCTCGACCGCCCCGACACCGGAGATGATGATTCTGTCCGCCCGTGA
- a CDS encoding DUF6801 domain-containing protein: MTQRVPGRFFARMGVLATATAAAVTVLGAGVASAADKPLDFKGSFPLIGEQTVSTVVHVDVPESATIGQTVSVPFSLDADVGTAAADGLRLVGVTTLGGSIDASVTVQIGDQPVALPVSLPIPDTAIPDEGTLAFTAEGSVDFTVPEGVPAGEATTSVDPEAVTHVTTDASDPSLANFDVNLALDPADQDTVLGTTQIS; encoded by the coding sequence ATGACGCAGCGCGTTCCCGGCCGGTTCTTCGCCAGAATGGGGGTGCTCGCCACCGCGACCGCCGCGGCGGTGACGGTCCTCGGCGCCGGCGTGGCCAGTGCCGCGGACAAACCGCTGGACTTCAAGGGCTCCTTCCCGCTGATCGGCGAGCAGACCGTCTCGACGGTGGTGCACGTCGACGTGCCGGAGTCGGCGACGATCGGCCAGACGGTTTCGGTGCCCTTCAGCCTCGACGCGGACGTGGGCACCGCCGCGGCGGACGGCCTGCGCCTGGTCGGGGTCACGACGCTGGGCGGTTCGATCGACGCCTCGGTGACCGTGCAGATCGGCGACCAGCCGGTCGCGCTGCCGGTCAGCCTGCCGATCCCGGACACCGCGATTCCCGACGAGGGCACGCTGGCGTTCACCGCGGAGGGCAGCGTGGACTTCACGGTGCCCGAAGGCGTTCCGGCCGGCGAGGCGACCACCTCGGTCGACCCCGAAGCGGTCACGCACGTGACGACCGACGCTTCGGACCCGTCGCTGGCGAACTTCGACGTGAACCTGGCGCTGGACCCGGCCGACCAGGACACCGTACTGGGCACGACGCAGATCAGCTGA
- a CDS encoding SAM-dependent methyltransferase, translating into MLDEDNAPVGVDPTRSSVARVYDYFLGGEDHYEVDRVMGDQILAKMPEVRDVARENRAFLIRACRFLATNAGIRQYLDCGSGQPTAENVHQVVQRIHDDAKVLYSDYDPVVASRGRALLVEDERTNYLEADIFAPESILDAELTRGHLDWNQPIALLFVAALHHYKGDHGQPAEITRRYLDALPSGSYVVISHVLDPRDGSQDDETLQETLQVIREGSMRDITARTREEIRELFHGLELVPSGPGRPGEIVPVADWWPDGPRLGPDTIAQRIIAAGVARKP; encoded by the coding sequence GTGCTCGACGAGGACAACGCCCCGGTGGGCGTGGATCCCACCCGCTCGAGCGTCGCGCGGGTCTACGACTACTTCCTCGGCGGCGAGGACCACTACGAGGTGGACCGGGTCATGGGCGACCAGATCCTCGCGAAAATGCCCGAGGTCCGCGACGTGGCCAGGGAGAACCGGGCGTTCCTCATCCGCGCCTGCCGGTTCCTGGCCACCAACGCCGGTATCCGCCAGTACCTCGACTGCGGTTCCGGCCAGCCCACCGCGGAGAACGTGCACCAGGTCGTCCAGCGCATCCACGACGACGCCAAGGTGCTCTACAGCGACTACGACCCGGTGGTGGCCAGCCGGGGCCGGGCGCTGCTGGTCGAGGACGAGCGGACGAACTACCTCGAGGCCGACATCTTCGCACCGGAGAGCATCCTCGACGCCGAGCTCACGCGCGGGCACCTGGACTGGAACCAGCCGATCGCGCTGCTGTTCGTCGCGGCTCTGCACCACTACAAGGGCGACCACGGCCAGCCCGCCGAGATCACCCGGCGCTACCTCGACGCGCTGCCGTCGGGGTCCTACGTGGTCATCTCGCACGTGCTCGACCCGCGCGACGGCAGCCAGGACGACGAAACGCTGCAGGAAACCCTGCAGGTCATCCGCGAAGGGTCGATGCGCGACATCACCGCCCGCACCCGCGAGGAGATCCGGGAGCTCTTCCACGGACTGGAGCTCGTCCCGTCCGGGCCGGGCCGGCCGGGGGAGATCGTGCCGGTGGCCGACTGGTGGCCGGACGGTCCCCGGCTCGGCCCCGACACGATCGCCCAGCGGATCATCGCCGCCGGGGTCGCCCGCAAACCCTGA
- a CDS encoding SDR family NAD(P)-dependent oxidoreductase: protein MILSARELCATLLDTVADRSVLIGYSRLGYRLRHRSWAPGPPPGALAGRTALVTGASSGLGQATAEGLARLGARVILLVRNEERGLRAREEIRRAVPESEVDVELCDIADLSAVDGCAARLTTRHPVLDVMVHNAGVLPAQRSESAQGHELTLATHVLGPLRLTERLRPALAGSRDARVLWMSSGGMYTQPITEDLEFRESRYRGAVAYSRTKRLQVAFAGLLARRYAPDGIGVHSLHPGWADTPGVADSLPGFHRVIGPLLRTPAEGADTAVWLAATSPAPESGRFWHDRRQRPTHYLPGQHDDPARLQRVWARCAHTAGLDDR from the coding sequence ATGATTCTGTCCGCCCGTGAACTGTGCGCCACGCTGCTCGACACCGTCGCTGACCGCAGTGTCCTGATCGGATACAGCCGGCTCGGCTACCGCTTGCGCCACCGCAGCTGGGCACCTGGCCCACCACCGGGCGCGCTCGCCGGGCGCACCGCGCTCGTCACCGGTGCCAGTTCCGGCCTCGGCCAAGCCACCGCCGAAGGGCTCGCCCGCCTGGGTGCACGGGTGATCCTCCTGGTACGCAACGAAGAACGCGGGCTACGCGCACGGGAGGAAATCCGGCGGGCAGTACCGGAGTCCGAAGTGGACGTGGAGCTGTGCGACATCGCGGACCTGTCCGCAGTGGACGGCTGCGCCGCGCGGCTGACGACTCGCCATCCGGTGCTCGACGTCATGGTGCACAACGCGGGCGTGCTGCCCGCGCAGCGCTCGGAATCGGCGCAGGGCCACGAACTGACCCTGGCCACGCACGTCCTCGGCCCGCTCCGGCTGACCGAACGGCTGCGTCCGGCGCTGGCCGGCAGCCGGGACGCCCGGGTGCTGTGGATGTCGTCGGGCGGGATGTACACCCAGCCGATCACCGAGGACCTCGAATTCCGCGAAAGCCGGTACCGCGGTGCGGTCGCCTATTCCCGCACCAAACGACTGCAGGTCGCGTTCGCCGGTCTGCTGGCCCGCCGCTACGCCCCGGACGGCATCGGCGTGCACTCCCTGCACCCCGGCTGGGCCGACACTCCCGGCGTGGCCGACTCACTGCCCGGATTCCACCGGGTGATCGGCCCGCTGCTGCGCACTCCGGCGGAGGGCGCCGACACCGCCGTCTGGCTCGCCGCGACCTCCCCGGCCCCGGAATCCGGCCGCTTCTGGCACGACCGCCGGCAGCGGCCCACGCACTACCTGCCGGGGCAGCACGACGATCCGGCACGCCTTCAGCGAGTCTGGGCGCGCTGTGCGCACACCGCCGGCCTCGACGACCGCTGA
- a CDS encoding endonuclease, translating into MARVEELLAEHGTTYAAEAGITLADKPQPLYRLLVLTTLLSTRINAELAVAAAKELPRSPSAMRASTWQERVDALGRAHYVRYDESTSTHLGEAADFVRERYRDDLRRMNDAAGKDPRQLEKLVAEFPRIGRTGAQIFCREAQAVWPWLRPYFDQRALRGADKAGLPGDPRRLARLVSGDDVARLAAALVRVGLAKTGRRR; encoded by the coding sequence ATGGCCCGAGTCGAGGAGTTGCTGGCCGAGCACGGCACGACCTACGCCGCCGAGGCCGGGATCACGCTGGCGGACAAACCGCAGCCGCTGTACCGGCTGCTGGTGCTGACCACGTTGCTGTCCACCCGGATCAACGCCGAGCTCGCCGTCGCGGCCGCGAAAGAACTTCCGCGCTCACCGTCGGCGATGCGGGCCTCGACGTGGCAGGAGCGGGTCGACGCGCTCGGGCGCGCGCACTACGTCCGGTACGACGAAAGCACTTCCACTCATCTCGGCGAGGCTGCGGACTTCGTCCGCGAGCGCTACCGCGACGATCTGCGCCGGATGAACGACGCCGCGGGCAAGGACCCGCGACAGCTGGAGAAGCTCGTCGCCGAGTTCCCGCGGATCGGGCGTACCGGCGCGCAGATCTTCTGCCGTGAGGCCCAGGCCGTGTGGCCGTGGCTGCGCCCCTACTTCGATCAGCGGGCGCTGCGCGGTGCGGACAAGGCCGGGCTGCCCGGCGATCCGCGCCGGCTCGCCCGGCTGGTCTCCGGGGACGACGTCGCTCGGCTGGCGGCCGCGCTGGTCCGGGTCGGCCTGGCGAAGACGGGAAGGAGGCGCTGA
- a CDS encoding cryptochrome/photolyase family protein yields MAHTSIALFTRDLRVHDNPVLHAAAAAGQCIPVFVADEAISRSPFHSANRSAFLADCLADLDQALRKRGGHLVVRKGDPVAEVLELVRRHGVDEVHVAGDVSGFAQRRERRLAEAVDLCVHETSVTAVEPLSLTPTGNDHFAVFTPYFRKWQGVPRRGVLRAPRAISMPRVSPGKLPRAPKPDSPELPRGGETTARKLMNRWCRKDILDYESAHDALAADATSRLSPYLHFGALSPVELLDRAGTESEGARAFTRQLAWRDFHHQVLAARPQCSTKDYRPHGDRWRGANADFEAWRRGRTGYPIVDAAMRQLAGEGWMHNRGRLIVGSFLTKNLYLDWRLGARHFMELLVDCDIANNQMNWQWVAGTGTDTRPNRVLNPLAQARRYDPDGDYVRRYVPELAGVAGSRVHEPWKLSGRDRDELDYPEPIVDLDAEEFRMARGKAG; encoded by the coding sequence GTGGCGCATACGTCGATCGCTCTGTTCACCCGCGACCTGCGGGTGCACGACAATCCGGTGCTGCACGCGGCGGCCGCGGCCGGACAGTGCATTCCGGTGTTCGTGGCCGACGAGGCGATCAGCCGGTCGCCCTTCCACTCGGCCAATCGTTCGGCCTTCCTCGCGGACTGCCTCGCCGATCTCGACCAGGCACTGCGGAAGCGGGGCGGACATCTCGTGGTCCGAAAGGGCGATCCGGTCGCCGAAGTCCTCGAGCTGGTGCGGCGTCACGGCGTCGACGAGGTCCACGTCGCGGGGGACGTCAGCGGATTCGCGCAGCGTCGTGAGCGTCGGCTCGCGGAAGCGGTCGACCTGTGCGTGCACGAGACTTCTGTCACCGCGGTGGAACCGCTGTCGCTGACCCCGACGGGTAACGACCATTTCGCCGTCTTCACACCGTACTTCCGCAAGTGGCAGGGAGTGCCTCGCCGTGGGGTACTCCGCGCGCCACGCGCGATCTCCATGCCACGCGTGTCGCCCGGAAAACTTCCCCGGGCGCCCAAGCCGGATTCGCCCGAGCTGCCCCGCGGTGGCGAAACGACGGCGCGGAAGCTGATGAACCGCTGGTGCCGCAAGGACATTCTCGACTACGAGAGTGCACACGACGCACTCGCCGCCGACGCGACGTCCCGGTTGTCGCCGTACCTGCACTTCGGTGCGCTCTCCCCGGTCGAACTGCTCGATCGAGCCGGGACCGAGTCCGAAGGTGCCCGCGCGTTCACCCGGCAGCTTGCCTGGCGCGACTTCCACCATCAGGTCCTCGCCGCACGCCCACAATGCTCCACAAAGGACTACCGGCCCCATGGTGACCGCTGGCGCGGCGCGAACGCGGACTTCGAGGCGTGGCGACGCGGCCGAACCGGCTATCCGATCGTCGACGCCGCCATGCGCCAGCTCGCGGGTGAGGGCTGGATGCACAACCGCGGGCGGCTCATCGTCGGTAGCTTCCTGACCAAGAACCTCTACCTCGACTGGCGCCTGGGCGCGCGGCACTTCATGGAGCTGCTGGTCGACTGCGACATCGCGAACAACCAGATGAACTGGCAGTGGGTGGCCGGCACCGGGACCGACACCCGGCCGAATCGGGTGCTCAATCCGCTGGCCCAGGCCCGGCGCTACGATCCGGACGGCGACTACGTCCGCCGATACGTTCCGGAGCTGGCGGGGGTGGCGGGCTCGCGGGTGCACGAACCGTGGAAGCTGTCCGGCCGCGATCGGGACGAGCTGGACTATCCCGAACCGATCGTGGACCTCGACGCGGAGGAGTTCCGCATGGCGCGGGGGAAAGCCGGGTAA
- a CDS encoding adenylate/guanylate cyclase domain-containing protein, with product MHPAQHSPGRTGPFGSTLLGPLGQSAPALRRRVQVLLTATLIATNVIGALVVVGLAALLIPGPGMSAGLVRVTAISVPGYVVAAVVAGALWGTRGALRTLHWAAEARPPTEAERTATLRVPLRLTFVQAVLWGLATVLFGCLAVLVQPDIALTVFLVVAFASVVVCAIAYLFGEFSLRPYVALALRGAAPPRLLHGGVNRRMLLFWCLGTGVPVAGLVVTAVLALVRGNVSTTKLAVSVIALGLVVLCFGLLVTVFTARSVVNPLSSVRDGLGRVRSGDFAVTIPVYDGTELGLLQAGFNDMAAGLAERERLRDLFGRHVGHEVAVEAMRTSTELGGTVRAVSVLFVDLIGSTALAASRPPEEVVDLLNRFFAVVVDEVGRQHGLVNKFVGDAALAIFGAPVPLADHAGHALGAARAIAARLAAEVPECPAGVGVATGDAVAGNVGDPRRFEYTVIGDPVNEAARLTELAKNADSRLLASWPAVEAASADEAGHWTTADEVTLRGRGRATTLATPRAAPGPVRHP from the coding sequence GTGCACCCAGCCCAGCACTCCCCCGGCCGCACGGGACCGTTCGGCTCCACCCTGCTCGGCCCGCTCGGCCAGAGCGCCCCGGCCCTGCGCCGGCGGGTCCAGGTCCTGCTGACCGCCACGCTGATCGCCACCAACGTCATCGGCGCGCTCGTCGTGGTCGGGCTCGCGGCCCTGCTGATCCCCGGTCCGGGCATGTCCGCCGGCCTCGTGCGGGTCACCGCGATCTCGGTACCGGGCTACGTCGTCGCCGCGGTCGTCGCCGGTGCGCTCTGGGGAACCCGCGGCGCGCTGCGGACGTTGCACTGGGCCGCCGAGGCACGCCCGCCGACCGAGGCCGAGCGCACGGCGACGCTGCGCGTCCCGCTCCGGCTCACGTTCGTCCAGGCGGTGCTGTGGGGCTTGGCGACCGTGCTGTTCGGCTGCCTGGCCGTGCTCGTCCAGCCGGACATCGCGCTGACCGTCTTCCTGGTGGTCGCCTTCGCCAGCGTCGTCGTGTGCGCGATCGCTTACCTGTTCGGCGAGTTCTCGCTGCGCCCGTACGTCGCGCTGGCGTTGCGGGGAGCGGCGCCGCCGCGGCTGCTGCACGGCGGGGTCAACCGGCGGATGCTGCTGTTCTGGTGCCTGGGCACGGGGGTGCCGGTCGCCGGACTCGTGGTCACCGCCGTGCTCGCCCTGGTGCGCGGCAACGTGTCCACCACGAAACTCGCCGTGTCGGTGATCGCGCTCGGACTGGTCGTGCTGTGCTTCGGCCTGCTGGTCACCGTGTTCACCGCGCGCTCGGTGGTGAACCCGCTCTCGTCGGTGCGCGACGGGCTCGGCCGGGTCCGGTCCGGGGACTTCGCGGTCACCATCCCGGTCTACGACGGGACCGAACTCGGGCTGCTGCAGGCGGGGTTCAACGACATGGCGGCCGGGCTCGCCGAGCGCGAGCGGCTGCGTGACCTGTTCGGCCGGCACGTGGGTCACGAGGTCGCGGTCGAGGCGATGCGCACCTCCACCGAGCTGGGTGGCACGGTGCGGGCGGTGTCGGTGCTGTTCGTCGACCTGATCGGTTCGACCGCGCTGGCCGCCAGCCGCCCGCCCGAGGAGGTCGTGGACCTGCTGAACCGCTTCTTCGCCGTCGTCGTCGACGAGGTCGGCCGGCAGCACGGGCTGGTGAACAAGTTCGTCGGCGACGCCGCGCTGGCGATCTTCGGCGCGCCGGTCCCGCTGGCCGACCACGCCGGGCACGCGCTCGGCGCGGCCCGCGCGATCGCCGCGCGGCTGGCGGCCGAGGTGCCGGAATGCCCGGCCGGCGTCGGCGTGGCCACCGGGGACGCGGTCGCGGGCAACGTCGGCGACCCCCGCCGGTTCGAGTACACCGTGATCGGCGATCCGGTCAACGAAGCGGCCCGCCTGACCGAACTCGCGAAGAACGCCGACAGCCGCCTCCTCGCCTCCTGGCCTGCCGTCGAGGCCGCGTCCGCCGACGAAGCCGGGCACTGGACGACGGCGGACGAGGTCACCCTCCGCGGCCGTGGCCGCGCGACGACGCTCGCCACCCCGCGAGCGGCGCCCGGCCCGGTCCGGCACCCGTGA
- a CDS encoding TIGR03557 family F420-dependent LLM class oxidoreductase has protein sequence MRIGYTLMTEQSDPRELVGWAAAAEQAGFAFEVCSDHYSPWLSEQGHAPYAWSVLGAVTQATEQVELMTYVTCPTIRYHPAVVAQKAATVQLLSGDRFTLGLGAGENLNEHVVGEGWPSVAVRHELLAEALQIIGGLFDGGPFSYAGKHFRVDSAKLWDLSEVRVPIAVAVSGPESVHRFAPVADAMVAVEPNADLCAEWDRTRLGQPARKIAQLPVSWDTDRDAAVRRAHEQFRWFAGGWPVNSELPSPRAFAAATQNVREDDVAAGIPCGPDVEPIRKAVDQFADAGFTDVALVQVGGANQAEFLDFAARELLPALQ, from the coding sequence ATGCGTATCGGCTACACCCTGATGACCGAGCAGTCCGATCCCCGCGAGCTGGTGGGCTGGGCGGCTGCCGCCGAGCAGGCCGGCTTCGCCTTCGAGGTCTGCAGTGACCACTACTCGCCGTGGCTTTCCGAACAAGGGCACGCACCCTATGCGTGGAGCGTGCTCGGTGCGGTGACCCAGGCCACCGAGCAGGTCGAGCTGATGACCTACGTGACGTGCCCGACCATCCGGTACCACCCGGCGGTCGTCGCGCAGAAGGCCGCGACGGTGCAGCTGCTCTCCGGTGATCGGTTCACCCTCGGACTGGGTGCGGGGGAGAACCTCAACGAGCACGTCGTGGGCGAGGGCTGGCCGTCCGTCGCCGTCCGGCACGAGCTGCTGGCCGAAGCTCTGCAGATCATCGGCGGTCTGTTCGACGGCGGCCCGTTCAGCTACGCGGGCAAGCACTTCCGGGTCGATTCGGCGAAATTGTGGGACCTCTCGGAGGTACGGGTTCCGATCGCGGTCGCGGTGTCGGGCCCGGAGTCGGTGCACCGGTTCGCCCCGGTCGCCGACGCGATGGTCGCCGTCGAACCGAACGCGGACCTGTGCGCGGAATGGGATCGGACCCGGCTGGGTCAGCCGGCCCGCAAGATCGCGCAGCTGCCGGTCTCCTGGGACACCGACCGCGACGCCGCGGTCCGCCGTGCGCACGAGCAGTTCCGCTGGTTCGCCGGCGGCTGGCCGGTGAACTCCGAGCTGCCGAGCCCGCGTGCCTTCGCCGCGGCCACGCAGAACGTGCGTGAGGACGACGTCGCGGCCGGGATCCCGTGCGGCCCGGACGTCGAGCCCATTCGCAAGGCCGTGGACCAGTTCGCGGACGCGGGCTTCACCGACGTGGCGCTGGTGCAGGTGGGCGGCGCGAACCAGGCGGAATTCCTGGACTTCGCCGCGCGTGAGCTGCTGCCCGCTTTGCAGTAG
- the ku gene encoding non-homologous end joining protein Ku, with the protein MRPVWQGALAFGLVNVPVRLYKAVEDNAVRFTQFQRGTRDRIRYRRVNERTGDEVKYEDIVRGREVGDGEYVLVEQDELDEIAPGRSRSLEVESFVDLAEVDPVYFDRTYWLAPANDDAERPYVLLFDALARRDKAAVAKFVLHGKEHLALARAGHDVLVLNTLHFSAEVRDPARDVPHLPAQAKTKDKELDMAVRLVDSMTEPWQPEEYHDTYRERVEDLVKAKKAGQTVTPAEAPEEPTKVVDLFEALSKSVRGSRKRRTPDVSGLSKADLQKLAKERDVKGRSKMSRADLEAALKAS; encoded by the coding sequence ATGCGTCCGGTCTGGCAGGGAGCGCTCGCGTTCGGGCTGGTCAACGTCCCGGTGCGGCTGTACAAGGCGGTCGAGGACAACGCGGTGCGGTTCACCCAGTTCCAGCGCGGGACCCGGGACCGCATCCGCTACCGCCGGGTCAACGAGCGTACCGGCGACGAGGTCAAGTACGAGGACATCGTCCGCGGCCGCGAGGTCGGCGACGGGGAGTACGTGCTCGTCGAACAGGACGAGCTGGACGAGATCGCGCCGGGTCGTTCGCGGTCGCTCGAGGTGGAGAGCTTCGTGGACCTCGCCGAGGTCGATCCGGTGTACTTCGACCGCACCTACTGGCTGGCGCCCGCGAACGACGACGCCGAACGGCCGTACGTCCTGCTCTTCGACGCACTCGCCCGGCGGGACAAGGCAGCGGTCGCGAAGTTCGTGCTGCACGGCAAGGAGCACCTCGCACTCGCCCGTGCCGGACACGACGTCCTGGTGCTCAACACCCTGCACTTCTCCGCCGAGGTCCGCGATCCCGCACGGGACGTGCCGCACCTGCCGGCGCAGGCGAAGACCAAGGACAAGGAACTCGACATGGCGGTCCGGCTCGTCGACTCGATGACCGAGCCCTGGCAGCCCGAGGAGTACCACGACACCTACCGCGAACGCGTCGAGGACCTGGTCAAGGCCAAGAAGGCGGGCCAGACGGTCACTCCCGCCGAAGCACCCGAGGAACCGACGAAGGTGGTCGACCTGTTCGAGGCCCTGTCCAAGAGCGTGCGCGGCAGCCGCAAGCGCCGGACCCCGGACGTCTCCGGCCTTTCCAAGGCGGACCTGCAGAAGCTCGCGAAGGAACGCGACGTCAAGGGCCGCTCGAAGATGTCGCGGGCCGACCTGGAAGCCGCGCTGAAAGCCTCCTGA
- a CDS encoding DUF4383 domain-containing protein: MAAITTRRWALPVVAVLGLVYLVLGVAGFIVPETAYAAGHDTSRLIWVFSSSTVLNIVHVLLGVLGLLAARKLSSALGYCWVLFVAFTGLTAYGILATSFGSVPQDPVNLNWADNWLHGITALIALVVALAGTATGTGARGEPRSAS; encoded by the coding sequence ATGGCGGCCATCACCACCCGGCGCTGGGCGCTTCCGGTCGTGGCCGTCCTGGGGCTGGTTTACCTGGTCCTCGGGGTGGCCGGGTTCATCGTGCCGGAAACCGCCTACGCCGCCGGGCACGACACTTCGCGCCTGATCTGGGTGTTCAGTTCCAGCACGGTGCTGAACATCGTGCACGTGCTGCTCGGGGTGCTCGGGCTGCTCGCGGCTCGGAAGCTTTCGAGCGCGCTGGGGTACTGCTGGGTGCTGTTCGTCGCCTTCACCGGGCTGACCGCCTACGGCATCCTGGCCACCTCGTTCGGCAGCGTGCCGCAGGATCCGGTCAACCTCAACTGGGCGGACAACTGGCTGCACGGCATCACCGCGCTGATCGCTCTCGTGGTGGCGCTCGCCGGCACCGCCACCGGCACCGGTGCCCGCGGCGAACCGCGCTCGGCGAGCTGA
- a CDS encoding SRPBCC family protein has translation MSTITESVDVDVTVSTAYDQWTQFESFPEFMEGVDEIRQVDPTHTHWTISVGGVTREFDATITEQHPDERVAWASDSGPTHAGVITFHRINDETTRVTAQMDLDPDGFAEKAADKLGILNRRVKGDLDRFKTFIERRGGQQTGSWRGDVQRPPQN, from the coding sequence ATGAGCACCATCACCGAGTCCGTCGACGTGGACGTGACGGTGTCCACGGCCTACGACCAGTGGACCCAGTTCGAATCGTTCCCGGAGTTCATGGAAGGCGTGGACGAGATCCGGCAGGTCGACCCCACCCACACGCACTGGACGATCTCGGTGGGCGGCGTGACCCGCGAGTTCGACGCGACGATCACCGAGCAGCATCCCGACGAACGGGTCGCCTGGGCCTCGGACTCCGGGCCGACCCACGCCGGGGTGATCACCTTCCACCGCATCAACGACGAGACCACCAGGGTGACCGCCCAGATGGACCTCGACCCGGACGGCTTCGCCGAGAAGGCCGCCGACAAGCTCGGCATCCTCAACCGCCGGGTCAAGGGCGACCTGGACCGCTTCAAGACGTTCATCGAACGCCGGGGCGGGCAGCAGACCGGTTCCTGGCGCGGTGACGTGCAGCGGCCACCCCAGAACTGA